A stretch of DNA from Brachyhypopomus gauderio isolate BG-103 unplaced genomic scaffold, BGAUD_0.2 sc86, whole genome shotgun sequence:
atatattatattatgataattatattgtattatattatatattgctcaagtaattatgcatgaggaaatttttatggtataacaaaataattcattttaaaaaaggaataaattaaggactggctcagttcaatttgaaacattagacatttaaaaaaatgtttaaaaaaaagaagaaattaaatagagagccaaacagaatattattgagcccatgtttggacaatgtttctagctttgtagtgaacacatgctgtaacgcgaccggagagtgcccaagtttccacaacatcattgagcttgtcagttaaactgtcagcggtgtgtctatccgacgtgttcgtcgtaatcagcactgcagattttagctgccagttctcgtcagcgtagtggcacgtcacagtaatgtaacttttcgaaaacgctcgctttcccagtgtagctgtgattttaggttgaccaggtgcactggtgatatgcaggacagctgcatgcatggtgttcaaatgataattgagtgagctagtggaactgttgtacttcaataccgcattacacagagaacatttgacttctttgcctaaattaacaatgttgaaattgtagcgactactactcctcgcagcgagttccctaacagacaggcacttggccctttaagtgacactgggagagcggcgcctgcgcgcgccaggggaggggaagagaacagtgctattgtttgagttgcgtggaaaataaagtttccctccttgggattttctggattacgcagtttctgcctcgtttcccgaacccgcttcaaaatggtcccacaccgcacgtcttttcgcccgcttcattttgttttccactctggtctttcgcgacacgtgttcacctctcgttcttacgctctgttcaagttaatacaggagcgctctctaatgattaatcgtgattaatacattttgatcgagtaacgtcttaatcgacaattaatcgaaagtcgattaatcatttgcatccctaatatatatatatatatatatatatatatatatatatatatatatatatatatatatatatatataatcattaTAGTACATGTATTTTTCATGCAGTTTTGTCATCCCTGTCCCTTCACAGGGCGAAGTATAATCTAAACGCGCTGTCTCACGATGCTGCCATCGGCCTGGTGCAGTACGCCCTTGACAGTGGTGTGCAACTCAAAGAGGTGAGAAATATTATCGGGCGCGATGGCCACTTGCGCAGTGCTCGACGCGATAGGTCACATGCCGCATCTTCCTGCTGCGTGTGTGCGTCCGCAGGTGTTTGTGGACACGGTGGGGCCGGCGGAGAAGTATGAGGAGAAGCTGTCCCAGCGTTTCCCCGGGGTGAAGGTGACCGTGCGGCCCAAAGCCGACTCCCTGTTCCCCGTCGTCAGCGCGGCCAGCATCTGTGCCAAGGTCTGCCGTTGGTCTGCTGTGTTTGACTACCGCGCACACCGTCACTCATGTGTTCTCGGTATACACTGACTTGCTAATGAATCTGCATTTCATTACAGCAACGTGGttttgtccttgtgtgtgtgtttgtttattaatGGCCACTGGTGTTGTCCTCTCAGGTGGCCAGGGACCATGCGGTGAAAGACTGGATGTTTGCAGAAGACTTGGGGGAAGTGGACACCGATTATGGTTCAGGCTATCCCAATGGttagcccacacacacacacacaaacactcactcttCCTGATTATAGTTCAGGCTATCCCAGtggtcagcacacacactcttcctgaTTATGGTTCAGGCTATCTGAATggtcagcacacacatgcacacacacacacacacacacacacacacacacacatattcttcCTGATTGTGGTTCAGGCTATCCCAATGGttagcgcgcacacacacacacacacacactctctctcttcctgattATAGTTCAGGCTATCCCAGTGGTcagcacaaacacacttccTGATAATTGCTCAgtggtcaacacacacacacacacacacacacacacttgctgatAATGTCTCAGTGGTCAGGGCGCACGCACACTCTTCCTTTTCAGTTCCTCACTGTAAACACATTACATAAGCAGAATACATCACGTCTACTCACCAAACTTCCTGCCCTTGTCTCAGTTTCCCTTTAGAGCCCCCCCCAAACTGTTCACTGTGACTAATACATGTCTGAAAAATCAACTCTTCATGTACATATTGTTGTTCAGTGGAATCTAATGTAATGTTTATCTTGAGGaaagatttgtgtgtgtttgtgtgtgtatgtgggtgtggttgcATGCATGTGTAGACCCAAAGACAAAGAGCTGGCTATTGAAGTACTTGGACCCAGTGTTTGGTTACCCACAGTTTGTGCGCTTCAGCTGGAGTACAGCGCAGACCCTACTGGACACCAAAGCCGTCACCGTACACTGGTGAGTTCACCAGttcaccagcagagggcagtgttTCATCGCTTGGGgaaagtggaggaagaaaacCATTACTTTAGTGTTTGGCAGTCTGGGTCCTGGAGTGCTTGTGCATTTTAGTGTGATCCCTCCTCCAACAAACTCGTTTCTATTTGCGCAACACAACTGTCAGGTGTCTAATTATCCAGTGAGTCAGTTGTGTGTCAGATGTGTTTAGGGCAGGGAAGACACCGCAGGGTGAGACCAGGCCAAACCCTGGATCAGCCTGAGCAGACCTGTCACTGCCCCAATAAAGTTGTTTCATCATCGTATAATCTGTCAGCCATGTTAATTCACTGGAAAGAGTTCAACTTTTACACATGGAGGCATTTTTATTTTGCAGGAAAAGCTTACAAatttcaaaatgtatgtgtgcacgtgcatgtctgggtgtgtatgtgtgttcggatctgattgtgtgtgtgtgtgtgtgtgtgtgtacagggatGATGACGAGGAGGACGGAGAGAGAGCAGCAGCTCGTCAGAAAAACACGTCCATGCTGTCGTATTTCAGCCATTCCAAACCTGCAgggggcgcacacacacacaacacacaccgctTCTTTACTGAGCGCAGACTACAGAACGTCAACACACTCTGagcacacacttaaacacacagaccacaTTTTGGACTGTAAATTCTTAAAATTTGTTCCATAGTTTCAGAAATTCAGTGTCTACGGGAAATGTAATGTATTTCATGCATATTTCTGTAATGTTCAAGAaataaaatgtgtatttttacattcTACAAACTTGCTTTCTtctgtaagttgctctggatatgTGTGTTTAACATAAACgttgaatgtaaatgtaacatatTTTCATTGATGGGGATTTATTACAGTCTGTGCATGAATTCTGTGTACTTCAATATCATTTTGAACGTATAGTAAACTTTTTCAGGACCAAAACAAAATCTGTCTGAAACAATGTCTTGTTTGTCTGGAAACTTCGCTagaattttttttatctctcgTGCATAACTAATGTCCTGAAAATGTTTGGTAACTGCTTTCATTATACTGGGATTACAAGTTGCATTGACCGGTAGTTGCTCCGCTACGGTAGGTGGCGCTACAAATGTATTAGTACCAAAGCGCATTAAAAGCAGAGCAGCGGGTACAGGCAGTTTCCGATAGAAGACAAGTGTGGTAAGTTTGAGAATGTCACTCGTTCATTCAAAAACCTACGTTGTTGAAtttagtgtatatatattcttGTTTGATTATGATTTCCATATTATGTAGAGTGATTTCGCTCCCTTTATCAATCAGACAATATAACGGACCGGTTCGTGCTCACAAACTGCGTTGATCGGTTATGTTAGCTAACTATGCTAGCGTTAGCTAACCTGCTCTTGTTCACGGTACATTGAATTTAACGTCCTCTCGTCGTCGCAGGTACGTCAACCTTTAGAACTCACACAACATGGATATCCGACCGAATCACACCATCTACATCAACAACGTGAATGATAAGATAAAGAAAGAAGGTAACTAGCTATGACCTGAACATTTATTATTTGTTGTTTAATTAACTTTGCCTAGTCTACTTCTAGCTGTCTAACGTCAGGTAGTTCCTGCTGTAAGCTACATTTAGGTCACTAAAACGAATTGGTTGCATGAAATTAACGAATTAACAACCAATCTTTTCTCTTTACCTTAGAACTGAAGAGGTCACTGTACGCCCTCTTCTCCCAGTTCGGCCAGATAATCGAAATAGTCGCCATGAAAACCATGAAAATGAGAGGACAGGCCTTCGTGGTGTTTAAAGAACTGTCCGCGGCTACGAACGCACTGAGACAGCTGCAGGGATTCCCCTTCTACAACAAACCCATGGTCGGTCGTCTCCGGCTTTCATTCACGCCTTTGAATAATTAGACACTTTGGAAAGTTGCAGACATGAAGAGGAATACATTGGCTATGGTCTCGTCCATTATGGTCTTGGTTAACTTAACGAAGTACAAGACGCATCTTGTTTGAGCTTCACC
This window harbors:
- the rnaseh2a gene encoding ribonuclease H2 subunit A isoform X2, with the protein product MDLSQFEADNSVSCRLTSPIPDACRTQDCCLGIDEAGRGPVLGPMVYGICFCPVSRKEDLKNLNVADSKTLTEAERENLFLKLDEAKSFVGWALQIISPNTISTSMLQRAKYNLNALSHDAAIGLVQYALDSGVQLKEVFVDTVGPAEKYEEKLSQRFPGVKVTVRPKADSLFPVVSAASICAKVARDHAVKDWMFAEDLGEVDTDYGSGYPNDPKTKSWLLKYLDPVFGYPQFVRFSWSTAQTLLDTKAVTVHWDDDEEDGERAAARQKNTSMLSYFSHSKPAGGAHTHNTHRFFTERRLQNVNTL
- the rnaseh2a gene encoding ribonuclease H2 subunit A isoform X1, with the protein product MYEIIKEKKTRHVTNSRQPEICSIRWKRLLFSNCLQAMDLSQFEADNSVSCRLTSPIPDACRTQDCCLGIDEAGRGPVLGPMVYGICFCPVSRKEDLKNLNVADSKTLTEAERENLFLKLDEAKSFVGWALQIISPNTISTSMLQRAKYNLNALSHDAAIGLVQYALDSGVQLKEVFVDTVGPAEKYEEKLSQRFPGVKVTVRPKADSLFPVVSAASICAKVARDHAVKDWMFAEDLGEVDTDYGSGYPNDPKTKSWLLKYLDPVFGYPQFVRFSWSTAQTLLDTKAVTVHWDDDEEDGERAAARQKNTSMLSYFSHSKPAGGAHTHNTHRFFTERRLQNVNTL